In a single window of the Magnolia sinica isolate HGM2019 chromosome 7, MsV1, whole genome shotgun sequence genome:
- the LOC131251440 gene encoding uncharacterized protein LOC131251440, translated as MSSRLGKGGARDIGWKHVRPVEGNKYGAICNYCGHVIRSGGVSRLKEHLAGGYKNVKDCPSVTRPVREEMRRVLNEAKSRKLQQKDCERDMREELRGTRRCLGAIDEHDDDDYEGIVYPDDCVTARERSDFRQVIRESRASEWEGEQRRRIDESRPSFGTSQHEADGSSRRFEGGSGHGLQRTQSACVPDAPIAGVNKKRLKNVWSKGLREKVGGAIFRWFISSHVPANAAASPHFKNMIEEVQHAGPGVKPPTPQEILDIYLDREREEMQAWVRGLKLNWKQYGVTIMCNGWTGPTKLSIIKFIVYCRGQPVFLKSVDASARIKDHECIYALLKGVIRDVGSQNVVQVVPDNGSAFVKAGKKVMKKFNLYWTLCAAHCIDLMLEEISQRGSVRKTIQDARKVTNFIYNHSWLLAAMLECCGGDIVRPGAT; from the coding sequence ATGTCGTCTCGATTGGGAAAAGGAGGAGCAAGGGACATTGGGTGGAAACATGTACGGCCAGtggaggggaataaatatggagccatatgcaactattgtggccacgtgatacggagtgggggagtgtctaggctaaaggaacatttggcagggggatacaagaatgtgaaagactgtccaagtgtaacaaggccagtgagagaggagatgagaagagtgttgAATGAAGCGAAGTCACGCAAGCTACAGCAAAAGGATTGTGAGAGGGATATGAGGGAGGAGCTACGAGGCACTAGACGGTGCCTAGGTGCTATCGACGAGCACGATGATGACGACTATGAGGGGATCGTGTACCCTGATGACTGTGTTACGGCTCGAGAAAGGAGTGATTTTAGACAAGTGATTCGTGAGTCTCGGGCTTCAGAGTGGGAGGGAGAGCAAAGAAGACGGATTGATGAGAGTAGGCCGTCGTTTGGGACCTCCCAACATGAGGCTGATGGGAGCAGCAGACGATTTGAGGGAGGCAGCGGGCATGGCCTACAACGCACGCAAAGCGCTTGTGTCCCAGATGCACCCATCGCAGGCGttaataaaaaaagattaaaaaatgtgTGGAGCAAGGGGCTCAGGGAGAAAGTGGGTGGCGCTATATTTAGGTGGTTCATCTCGAGCCATGTACCAGCAAATGCAGCAGCTAGtcctcacttcaaaaatatgatcGAGGAGGTGCAGCATGCCGGGCCCGGCGTGAAGCCTCCCACGCCACAGGAGATTCTTGACATCTACCTCGATCGGGAGCGCGAGGAGATGCAGGCTTGGGTACGTGGCCTCAAGCTGAACTGGAAGCAGTATGGGGTAACAATCATGTGTAATGGGTGGACAGGACCCAcgaaattgtccattatcaaATTCATAGTGTACTGTAGAGGACAACCGGTTTTCCTCAAATCCGTTGATGCATCGGCCAGAATAAAAGATCATGAATGCATATATGCTCTCCTGAAAGGAGTGATTAGAGATGTTGGGTCCCagaatgttgtccaagttgtgccggacaatggcagtgcgtttgttaaggcggggaagaaagtgatgaagaagttcaatctctattggaccctgtgtgcggcacactgcattgatttaatgctcgaggaGATAAGCCAGAGGGGTTCTGTTAGGAAAACCATCCAGGATGCGAGGAAagtgacaaactttatatacaatcactcatggttgttggCTGCAATGCTTGAATGTTGTGGAGGGGACATCGTTAGACCAGGCGCGACATGA